In the Gossypium arboreum isolate Shixiya-1 chromosome 10, ASM2569848v2, whole genome shotgun sequence genome, one interval contains:
- the LOC108487090 gene encoding LOW QUALITY PROTEIN: GTPase-activating protein gyp1 (The sequence of the model RefSeq protein was modified relative to this genomic sequence to represent the inferred CDS: inserted 1 base in 1 codon): MNNNTQGEDHQPKKESLDSRFNQTLRNVQGLLKGRSIPGKVLLTRRLELFDNSGIQHQSPSYQRSYSQNDAARSNDGDKCMEGGVRNTNNSDSNATVNKLRSSASNIETSAREVKSVMGARSTDSARVLKFTKELSGQMIVVERLRELAWSGVPTYMRPDVWRLLLGYAPPNSDRREGVLRRKRLEYLDCVAQFYDIPDTERSDDEINMLRQIAVDCPRTVPDVAFFQQAQVQKSLERILYTWAIRHPASGYVQGXNDLVTPFLVVFLSEYLDGSIDSWSISELSSANISNIEADCYWCLSQLLDGMQDHYTFAQPGIQRLVFKLKELVRRIDEPVSRHVEDQGLEFLQFAFRWFNCLLIREIPFHLVTRLWDTYLAEGDALPDFLVYIFASFLLTWSETLQKLDFQELVMFLQHLPTHNWTYQELEMVLSRAYMWHSMFNNSPSHLAS; the protein is encoded by the exons ATGAACAACAACACTCAGGGGGAAGATCATCAGCCTAAGAAAGAAAGCCTTGATTCCAGATTCAACCAAACCCTCAGAAATGTCCAAGG GTTGCTTAAGGGTCGCAGCATTCCTGGTAAAGTATTATTGACTAGAAGGTTGGAATTATTCGACAATTCAGGCATACAGCATCAATCACCCAGTTATCAAAGAAGCTATTCTCAGAATGATGCCGCAAGGAGTAATGACGGGGACAAATGCATGGAG GGAGGGGTCAGAAATACAAATAACTCAGATAGTAATGCAACTGTTAATAAGTTAAGATCTTCAGCCTCAAACATTGAGACCTCTGCTAGAGAAGTCAAGTCTGTGATGGGTGCAAGATCTACAGATTCTGCAAGGGTTTTGAAGTTCACTAAAGAGCTCTCAGGGCAAATGATCGTAGTAG AGAGATTACGTGAATTAGCTTGGAGTGGTGTTCCAACTTACATGCGTCCTGATGTATGGAGACTTCTCCTG GGATATGCACCACCTAATTCAGATAGAAGGGAGGGAGTTCTAAGGAGGAAACGCCTTGAATATCTTGATTGTGTTGCTCAATTTTATGACATTCCGGATACTGAACGTTCAGATGATGAGATCAATATGCTTCGCCAG ATTGCTGTTGATTGTCCTAGAACGGTACCTGATGTTGCCTTCTTTCAGCAAGCACAAGTTCAAAAATCCTTGGAGCGCATTCTTTATACATG GGCCATTCGGCATCCTGCTAGTGGATATGTGCAGG TAAATGATCTAGTTACACCCTTTCTAGTTGTCTTCTTATCAGAGTACTTAGACGGGAGCATAGATAGTTGGTCAATCTCTGAATTATCTTCAGCGAACATCTCCAACATAGAAGCCGACTGTTATTGGTGCTTGTCACAGTTGCTTGATGGCATGCAAGACCATTACACATTTGCTCAACCAGGAATTCAGAGGCTTGTATTTAAGCTGAAGGAATTGGTTAGGCGAATTGATG AACCTGTTTCTAGACATGTGGAAGACCAAGGACTTGAATTTCTTCAATTTGCTTTTCGCTGGTTCAACTGCCTACTGATACGTGAA ATTCCTTTCCATCTAGTAACCCGTCTATGGGACACATATCTTGCTGAAGGAGACGCACTTCCAGATTTTCTTGTGTACATATTTGCCAGTTTTCTTTTAACG TGGTCAGAAACACTTCAGAAGCTTGATTTTCAGGAATTGGTGATGTTCCTTCAACACCTTCCAACTCACAACTGGACGTATCAAGAGCTTGAAATGGTGCTTTCTAGGGCATATATGTGGCACAGTATGTTTAACAACTCTCCCAGTCACTTGGCTAGTTAA
- the LOC108489319 gene encoding protein NLP9-like isoform X1, whose translation MKKMESPFSCKEKGNNSSVPPRAQMEGFVGTGSSKNSLSEDPFNFSELMNFDSYAGWFNSPSATDQMFASFSLSSFPSLPYASFDLLPVTGQSSGTFVEAADALNGMDSSYNCGDKTVFQQTGTHIGNPVVPSDAELGSSNLPNSLVSGPTGPSLDEKMLRALSLLKESSGGGILAQVWVPIKHGDQYMLTTSEQPYLLDQMLSGYREVSRTYIFSAEKKPGSFPGLPGRVFISRVPEWTSDVIHYSKGEYLRFTHAVNYKVRGSIALPIFEPPDMSCCAVLELVTMKEKPNFDSEMKTVSLALQAVNLRTIAPRQPLPQCLSGSQRAALAEITDVLRAVCHAHRLPLALTWIPCYYTEEAVDEILKVGGGEGNRRWDGKRVLCVETTACYVNERGMQDFVHACMEHYLEEGQGIAGKVLRSNHPFFSTDVKMYDISDYPLVHHARKCNLNAAVAIRLRSTYTGDDDYILELFLPINLKGGSEQQLLLNNLSGTMQRICRSLRTVSDVEIDGGSKIEVQRGKLSDSPSLSISRRLSETELSADSEMNSNDTVPLHVSNAKSDGKEADGPREQAMSGPRRQIEKKRSTAEKNVTLSVLQPYFSGSLKDAAKSLGVCPTTLKRICRQLGIPRWPSRKINKVNRSLRKIQTVLDSVQGGLKFDPTTGEFIAAGTVMQEVDTQKTLVLSNKNLPIRISEPLDLEKSSAASLESCPDEENSVVKLEEDECSLGGNYSMAARSVLVPSTCEEVKQSGVPCIDCNDDSKSVSLDAGSFQAASLRTADRTCPENADDEINIRMETDDGNAEHNHQPTYSSMTDSSDGSGSMSHGSSSSSQSFDEAKNFEMKTICVDSSSKITVKATYKDDTVRFKFEPSAGCFELYEEIARRFKLQTGTFQLKYLDDEEEWVMLVSDSDLQECLEVMEYVGTHNVKFQVRDVPCAIGSSGGSNCFLGGS comes from the exons atgaaaaaaatggAATCCCCCTTTTCATGTAAAGAAAAGGGGAATAATAGTTCGGTTCCTCCAAGAGCTCAGATGGAGGGTTTTGTTGGCACTGGAAGTTCAAAGAATTCACTTTCAGAGGATCCTTTTAACTTTTCAGAGCTCATGAACTTTGATTCTTATGCTGGGTGGTTTAATAGCCCTTCGGCTACAGATCAGATGTTTGCTTCCTTTAGTTTATCCTCCTTTCCATCCTTGCCGTATGCCTCTTTCGATTTGTTACCTGTTACAGGACAAAGTTCTGGTACCTTTGTTGAAGCAGCTGATGCATTGAATGGCATGGATAGTTCTTATAATTGTGGGGACAAAACGGTGTTCCAGCAAACAGGTACACACATTGGTAATCCAGTGGTTCCTTCTGATGCAGAATTGGGTTCTTCAAATTTGCCTAATTCATTGGTTTCTGGGCCAACTGGACCATCACTTGATGAGAAGATGCTTAGAGCACTGTCCTTGCTTAAGGAGTCTTCTGGAGGGGGCATTTTGGCACAAGTTTGGGTTCCAATTAAGCATGGAGATCAGTATATGCTGACGACTTCTGAACAGCCCTATTTGCTTGACCAGATGCTTTCAGGTTATCGTGAAGTTTCGAGGACATATATCTTCTCTGCAGAAAAAAAACCGGGTTCTTTCCCTGGTCTTCCTGGTCGTGTTTTTATCTCTAGAGTTCCTGAGTGGACTTCCGATGTCATCCATTACAGTAAGGGTGAGTACTTGCGGTTTACACATGCAGTCAATTACAAAGTCCGTGGTTCCATCGCCTTGCCAATTTTTGAACCTCCCGATATGTCTTGTTGTGCTGTGCTGGAACTTGTCACTATGAAAGAGAAACCCAATTTTGATTCAGAAATGAAAACTGTCTCCCTTGCACTCCAG GCCGTTAATTTAAGAACCATTGCTCCTCGTCAACCTCTTCCTCAG TGCCTATCAGGGAGTCAGAGAGCTGCTTTAGCTGAAATAACTGATGTTTTACGTGCTGTGTGTCATGCGCATAGATTGCCATTGGCTCTAACATGGATTCCTTGTTATTACACTGAGGAAGctgtggatgaaattttaaaagtagGTGGTGGAGAGGGTAATAGACGTTGGGACGGGAAGCGTGTCTTATGTGTTGAAACTACAGCCTGTTATGTTAATGAAAGAGGGATGCAGGATTTTGTGCATGCATGTATGGAACACTATCTTGAAGAAGGACAAGGCATAGCTGGAAAAGTGCTTCGGTCCAATCATCCATTCTTCTCTACTGATGTGAAGATGTATGACATTAGTGATTATCCGCTTGTTCACCATGCACGCAAATGTAACCTGAATGCTGCGGTTGCAATCAGGTTGAGGAGCACCTACACTGGTGATGATGATTATATACTGGAGCTTTTTCTTCCAATTAACTTAAAAGGAGGTTCAGAACAGCAACTCTTGCTGAATAACCTCTCAGGTACCATGCAACGAATCTGTAGGAGTTTGAGGACAGTTTCGGACGTGGAAATCGATGGAGGGTCAAAAATTGAGGTTCAGAGGGGAAAACTCTCAGACTCCCCCTCATTGTCTATATCTAGGAGGCTCTCGGAAACAGAATTATCTGCTGATAGTGAAATGAACTCTAATGATACAGTTCCCTTGCATGTATCTAATGCAAAAAGTGATGGAAAGGAAGCTGACGGTCCTCGTGAACAG GCAATGAGTGGACCACGAAGGCAGATAGAGAAGAAGAGAAGTACAGCAGAAAAGAATGTGACCTTGAGTGTTCTTCAGCCGTATTTCTCAGGGAGTCTGAAGGATGCTGCAAAAAGCCTTGGTG TTTGCCCCACTACACTGAAAAGGATTTGCAGACAACTTGGGATCCCAAGATGGCCCTCTCGCAAGATTAACAAAGTGAATAGATCATTAAGAAAAATACAAACTGTTCTTGACTCTGTACAAGGAGGATTGAAATTTGATCCAACCACAGGAGAGTTTATTGCAGCAGGTACTGTCATGCAAGAAGTGGATACCCAGAAAACACTAGTGCTCTCCAATAAGAACCTTCCCATCCGAATTTCTGAACCATTGGATCTGGAGAAATCATCAGCAGCATCACTAGAATCTTGCCCTGATGAAGAAAATTCAGTTGTTAAATTGGAAGAAGATGAGTGTTCTTTGGGTGGAAACTACAGCATGGCTGCAAGGAGTGTGCTTGTTCCAAGTACCTGTGAAGAAGTAAAGCAATCTGGTGTCCCTTGTATTGATTGTAATGATGACTCTAAGTCAGTTTCTCTAGATGCAGGATCGTTCCAGGCAGCTAGTCTTCGCACTGCAGATCGGACTTGTCCAGAAAATGCTGACGATGAGATCAATATCAGAATGGAGACTGATGATGGGAATGCTGAACACAACCACCAACCAACTTATTCAAGTATGACAGACTCTTCAGATGGCTCTGGTTCAATGTCACATGGAAGTTCATCAAGCTCTCAAAGTTTTGATGAGGCAAAGAATTTTGAAATGAAGACAATCTGTGTTGATAGCAGCTCAAAAATTACTGTAAAAGCTACCTACAAAGATGATACTGTCCGTTTTAAGTTCGAGCCATCTGCTGGGTGCTTTGAACTATatgaagaaattgcaagaaggtTTAAACTTCAAACTGGGACATTCCAACTCAAGTATTTAGACGATGAAGAGGAATGGGTAATGTTGGTTAGTGACTCGGATTTACAGGAGTGTCTGGAAGTTATGGAGTATGTCGGAACACATAACGTGAAGTTTCAAGTTCGTGATGTGCCATGTGCTATTGGCAGTTCTGGTGGCAGCAATTGCTTTTTGGGGGGAAGCTAA
- the LOC108489319 gene encoding protein NLP9-like isoform X3, whose translation MLRALSLLKESSGGGILAQVWVPIKHGDQYMLTTSEQPYLLDQMLSGYREVSRTYIFSAEKKPGSFPGLPGRVFISRVPEWTSDVIHYSKGEYLRFTHAVNYKVRGSIALPIFEPPDMSCCAVLELVTMKEKPNFDSEMKTVSLALQAVNLRTIAPRQPLPQCLSGSQRAALAEITDVLRAVCHAHRLPLALTWIPCYYTEEAVDEILKVGGGEGNRRWDGKRVLCVETTACYVNERGMQDFVHACMEHYLEEGQGIAGKVLRSNHPFFSTDVKMYDISDYPLVHHARKCNLNAAVAIRLRSTYTGDDDYILELFLPINLKGGSEQQLLLNNLSGTMQRICRSLRTVSDVEIDGGSKIEVQRGKLSDSPSLSISRRLSETELSADSEMNSNDTVPLHVSNAKSDGKEADGPREQAMSGPRRQIEKKRSTAEKNVTLSVLQPYFSGSLKDAAKSLGVCPTTLKRICRQLGIPRWPSRKINKVNRSLRKIQTVLDSVQGGLKFDPTTGEFIAAGTVMQEVDTQKTLVLSNKNLPIRISEPLDLEKSSAASLESCPDEENSVVKLEEDECSLGGNYSMAARSVLVPSTCEEVKQSGVPCIDCNDDSKSVSLDAGSFQAASLRTADRTCPENADDEINIRMETDDGNAEHNHQPTYSSMTDSSDGSGSMSHGSSSSSQSFDEAKNFEMKTICVDSSSKITVKATYKDDTVRFKFEPSAGCFELYEEIARRFKLQTGTFQLKYLDDEEEWVMLVSDSDLQECLEVMEYVGTHNVKFQVRDVPCAIGSSGGSNCFLGGS comes from the exons ATGCTTAGAGCACTGTCCTTGCTTAAGGAGTCTTCTGGAGGGGGCATTTTGGCACAAGTTTGGGTTCCAATTAAGCATGGAGATCAGTATATGCTGACGACTTCTGAACAGCCCTATTTGCTTGACCAGATGCTTTCAGGTTATCGTGAAGTTTCGAGGACATATATCTTCTCTGCAGAAAAAAAACCGGGTTCTTTCCCTGGTCTTCCTGGTCGTGTTTTTATCTCTAGAGTTCCTGAGTGGACTTCCGATGTCATCCATTACAGTAAGGGTGAGTACTTGCGGTTTACACATGCAGTCAATTACAAAGTCCGTGGTTCCATCGCCTTGCCAATTTTTGAACCTCCCGATATGTCTTGTTGTGCTGTGCTGGAACTTGTCACTATGAAAGAGAAACCCAATTTTGATTCAGAAATGAAAACTGTCTCCCTTGCACTCCAG GCCGTTAATTTAAGAACCATTGCTCCTCGTCAACCTCTTCCTCAG TGCCTATCAGGGAGTCAGAGAGCTGCTTTAGCTGAAATAACTGATGTTTTACGTGCTGTGTGTCATGCGCATAGATTGCCATTGGCTCTAACATGGATTCCTTGTTATTACACTGAGGAAGctgtggatgaaattttaaaagtagGTGGTGGAGAGGGTAATAGACGTTGGGACGGGAAGCGTGTCTTATGTGTTGAAACTACAGCCTGTTATGTTAATGAAAGAGGGATGCAGGATTTTGTGCATGCATGTATGGAACACTATCTTGAAGAAGGACAAGGCATAGCTGGAAAAGTGCTTCGGTCCAATCATCCATTCTTCTCTACTGATGTGAAGATGTATGACATTAGTGATTATCCGCTTGTTCACCATGCACGCAAATGTAACCTGAATGCTGCGGTTGCAATCAGGTTGAGGAGCACCTACACTGGTGATGATGATTATATACTGGAGCTTTTTCTTCCAATTAACTTAAAAGGAGGTTCAGAACAGCAACTCTTGCTGAATAACCTCTCAGGTACCATGCAACGAATCTGTAGGAGTTTGAGGACAGTTTCGGACGTGGAAATCGATGGAGGGTCAAAAATTGAGGTTCAGAGGGGAAAACTCTCAGACTCCCCCTCATTGTCTATATCTAGGAGGCTCTCGGAAACAGAATTATCTGCTGATAGTGAAATGAACTCTAATGATACAGTTCCCTTGCATGTATCTAATGCAAAAAGTGATGGAAAGGAAGCTGACGGTCCTCGTGAACAG GCAATGAGTGGACCACGAAGGCAGATAGAGAAGAAGAGAAGTACAGCAGAAAAGAATGTGACCTTGAGTGTTCTTCAGCCGTATTTCTCAGGGAGTCTGAAGGATGCTGCAAAAAGCCTTGGTG TTTGCCCCACTACACTGAAAAGGATTTGCAGACAACTTGGGATCCCAAGATGGCCCTCTCGCAAGATTAACAAAGTGAATAGATCATTAAGAAAAATACAAACTGTTCTTGACTCTGTACAAGGAGGATTGAAATTTGATCCAACCACAGGAGAGTTTATTGCAGCAGGTACTGTCATGCAAGAAGTGGATACCCAGAAAACACTAGTGCTCTCCAATAAGAACCTTCCCATCCGAATTTCTGAACCATTGGATCTGGAGAAATCATCAGCAGCATCACTAGAATCTTGCCCTGATGAAGAAAATTCAGTTGTTAAATTGGAAGAAGATGAGTGTTCTTTGGGTGGAAACTACAGCATGGCTGCAAGGAGTGTGCTTGTTCCAAGTACCTGTGAAGAAGTAAAGCAATCTGGTGTCCCTTGTATTGATTGTAATGATGACTCTAAGTCAGTTTCTCTAGATGCAGGATCGTTCCAGGCAGCTAGTCTTCGCACTGCAGATCGGACTTGTCCAGAAAATGCTGACGATGAGATCAATATCAGAATGGAGACTGATGATGGGAATGCTGAACACAACCACCAACCAACTTATTCAAGTATGACAGACTCTTCAGATGGCTCTGGTTCAATGTCACATGGAAGTTCATCAAGCTCTCAAAGTTTTGATGAGGCAAAGAATTTTGAAATGAAGACAATCTGTGTTGATAGCAGCTCAAAAATTACTGTAAAAGCTACCTACAAAGATGATACTGTCCGTTTTAAGTTCGAGCCATCTGCTGGGTGCTTTGAACTATatgaagaaattgcaagaaggtTTAAACTTCAAACTGGGACATTCCAACTCAAGTATTTAGACGATGAAGAGGAATGGGTAATGTTGGTTAGTGACTCGGATTTACAGGAGTGTCTGGAAGTTATGGAGTATGTCGGAACACATAACGTGAAGTTTCAAGTTCGTGATGTGCCATGTGCTATTGGCAGTTCTGGTGGCAGCAATTGCTTTTTGGGGGGAAGCTAA
- the LOC108489319 gene encoding protein NLP9-like isoform X2, translating to MDSSYNCGDKTVFQQTGTHIGNPVVPSDAELGSSNLPNSLVSGPTGPSLDEKMLRALSLLKESSGGGILAQVWVPIKHGDQYMLTTSEQPYLLDQMLSGYREVSRTYIFSAEKKPGSFPGLPGRVFISRVPEWTSDVIHYSKGEYLRFTHAVNYKVRGSIALPIFEPPDMSCCAVLELVTMKEKPNFDSEMKTVSLALQAVNLRTIAPRQPLPQCLSGSQRAALAEITDVLRAVCHAHRLPLALTWIPCYYTEEAVDEILKVGGGEGNRRWDGKRVLCVETTACYVNERGMQDFVHACMEHYLEEGQGIAGKVLRSNHPFFSTDVKMYDISDYPLVHHARKCNLNAAVAIRLRSTYTGDDDYILELFLPINLKGGSEQQLLLNNLSGTMQRICRSLRTVSDVEIDGGSKIEVQRGKLSDSPSLSISRRLSETELSADSEMNSNDTVPLHVSNAKSDGKEADGPREQAMSGPRRQIEKKRSTAEKNVTLSVLQPYFSGSLKDAAKSLGVCPTTLKRICRQLGIPRWPSRKINKVNRSLRKIQTVLDSVQGGLKFDPTTGEFIAAGTVMQEVDTQKTLVLSNKNLPIRISEPLDLEKSSAASLESCPDEENSVVKLEEDECSLGGNYSMAARSVLVPSTCEEVKQSGVPCIDCNDDSKSVSLDAGSFQAASLRTADRTCPENADDEINIRMETDDGNAEHNHQPTYSSMTDSSDGSGSMSHGSSSSSQSFDEAKNFEMKTICVDSSSKITVKATYKDDTVRFKFEPSAGCFELYEEIARRFKLQTGTFQLKYLDDEEEWVMLVSDSDLQECLEVMEYVGTHNVKFQVRDVPCAIGSSGGSNCFLGGS from the exons ATGGATAGTTCTTATAATTGTGGGGACAAAACGGTGTTCCAGCAAACAGGTACACACATTGGTAATCCAGTGGTTCCTTCTGATGCAGAATTGGGTTCTTCAAATTTGCCTAATTCATTGGTTTCTGGGCCAACTGGACCATCACTTGATGAGAAGATGCTTAGAGCACTGTCCTTGCTTAAGGAGTCTTCTGGAGGGGGCATTTTGGCACAAGTTTGGGTTCCAATTAAGCATGGAGATCAGTATATGCTGACGACTTCTGAACAGCCCTATTTGCTTGACCAGATGCTTTCAGGTTATCGTGAAGTTTCGAGGACATATATCTTCTCTGCAGAAAAAAAACCGGGTTCTTTCCCTGGTCTTCCTGGTCGTGTTTTTATCTCTAGAGTTCCTGAGTGGACTTCCGATGTCATCCATTACAGTAAGGGTGAGTACTTGCGGTTTACACATGCAGTCAATTACAAAGTCCGTGGTTCCATCGCCTTGCCAATTTTTGAACCTCCCGATATGTCTTGTTGTGCTGTGCTGGAACTTGTCACTATGAAAGAGAAACCCAATTTTGATTCAGAAATGAAAACTGTCTCCCTTGCACTCCAG GCCGTTAATTTAAGAACCATTGCTCCTCGTCAACCTCTTCCTCAG TGCCTATCAGGGAGTCAGAGAGCTGCTTTAGCTGAAATAACTGATGTTTTACGTGCTGTGTGTCATGCGCATAGATTGCCATTGGCTCTAACATGGATTCCTTGTTATTACACTGAGGAAGctgtggatgaaattttaaaagtagGTGGTGGAGAGGGTAATAGACGTTGGGACGGGAAGCGTGTCTTATGTGTTGAAACTACAGCCTGTTATGTTAATGAAAGAGGGATGCAGGATTTTGTGCATGCATGTATGGAACACTATCTTGAAGAAGGACAAGGCATAGCTGGAAAAGTGCTTCGGTCCAATCATCCATTCTTCTCTACTGATGTGAAGATGTATGACATTAGTGATTATCCGCTTGTTCACCATGCACGCAAATGTAACCTGAATGCTGCGGTTGCAATCAGGTTGAGGAGCACCTACACTGGTGATGATGATTATATACTGGAGCTTTTTCTTCCAATTAACTTAAAAGGAGGTTCAGAACAGCAACTCTTGCTGAATAACCTCTCAGGTACCATGCAACGAATCTGTAGGAGTTTGAGGACAGTTTCGGACGTGGAAATCGATGGAGGGTCAAAAATTGAGGTTCAGAGGGGAAAACTCTCAGACTCCCCCTCATTGTCTATATCTAGGAGGCTCTCGGAAACAGAATTATCTGCTGATAGTGAAATGAACTCTAATGATACAGTTCCCTTGCATGTATCTAATGCAAAAAGTGATGGAAAGGAAGCTGACGGTCCTCGTGAACAG GCAATGAGTGGACCACGAAGGCAGATAGAGAAGAAGAGAAGTACAGCAGAAAAGAATGTGACCTTGAGTGTTCTTCAGCCGTATTTCTCAGGGAGTCTGAAGGATGCTGCAAAAAGCCTTGGTG TTTGCCCCACTACACTGAAAAGGATTTGCAGACAACTTGGGATCCCAAGATGGCCCTCTCGCAAGATTAACAAAGTGAATAGATCATTAAGAAAAATACAAACTGTTCTTGACTCTGTACAAGGAGGATTGAAATTTGATCCAACCACAGGAGAGTTTATTGCAGCAGGTACTGTCATGCAAGAAGTGGATACCCAGAAAACACTAGTGCTCTCCAATAAGAACCTTCCCATCCGAATTTCTGAACCATTGGATCTGGAGAAATCATCAGCAGCATCACTAGAATCTTGCCCTGATGAAGAAAATTCAGTTGTTAAATTGGAAGAAGATGAGTGTTCTTTGGGTGGAAACTACAGCATGGCTGCAAGGAGTGTGCTTGTTCCAAGTACCTGTGAAGAAGTAAAGCAATCTGGTGTCCCTTGTATTGATTGTAATGATGACTCTAAGTCAGTTTCTCTAGATGCAGGATCGTTCCAGGCAGCTAGTCTTCGCACTGCAGATCGGACTTGTCCAGAAAATGCTGACGATGAGATCAATATCAGAATGGAGACTGATGATGGGAATGCTGAACACAACCACCAACCAACTTATTCAAGTATGACAGACTCTTCAGATGGCTCTGGTTCAATGTCACATGGAAGTTCATCAAGCTCTCAAAGTTTTGATGAGGCAAAGAATTTTGAAATGAAGACAATCTGTGTTGATAGCAGCTCAAAAATTACTGTAAAAGCTACCTACAAAGATGATACTGTCCGTTTTAAGTTCGAGCCATCTGCTGGGTGCTTTGAACTATatgaagaaattgcaagaaggtTTAAACTTCAAACTGGGACATTCCAACTCAAGTATTTAGACGATGAAGAGGAATGGGTAATGTTGGTTAGTGACTCGGATTTACAGGAGTGTCTGGAAGTTATGGAGTATGTCGGAACACATAACGTGAAGTTTCAAGTTCGTGATGTGCCATGTGCTATTGGCAGTTCTGGTGGCAGCAATTGCTTTTTGGGGGGAAGCTAA